Proteins from a genomic interval of Streptococcus sp. D7B5:
- the rplS gene encoding 50S ribosomal protein L19: MNPLIQSLTEGQLRTDIPSFRPGDTVRVHAKVVEGNRERIQIFEGVVIARKGAGISENYTVRKISNGVGVERIFPIHTPRVEKIEVVRYGKVRRAKLYYLRALQGKAARIKEIRR, from the coding sequence CTTGACTGAAGGTCAACTTCGTACAGATATCCCATCATTCCGTCCTGGTGACACAGTTCGTGTACACGCGAAAGTTGTCGAAGGTAACCGTGAACGTATCCAGATTTTTGAAGGTGTTGTTATCGCACGTAAAGGTGCAGGCATCTCAGAAAACTACACAGTTCGTAAAATCTCTAACGGTGTAGGTGTTGAGCGTATCTTCCCAATCCACACTCCACGTGTTGAAAAGATCGAAGTTGTTCGTTACGGTAAAGTACGTCGTGCGAAATTGTACTACTTGCGTGCACTTCAAGGTAAGGCAGCTCGTATCAAAGAAATCCGTCGTTAA